In Rosa rugosa chromosome 4, drRosRugo1.1, whole genome shotgun sequence, the genomic stretch CCAAAGATTGAGGAATGAAAGGTAATGATTCTTTTATTATTCTGCAGAATGCAGATTAGCATAAGTTactattaatatatttttaattGCATATAAGTAGAGATAACCTTACTACCAGTATATTCTTTACATATCATTCTACCATTTTAGGAAGATATGAATTATATACATTACAACATAAAGAAAATATGCCTTCTTGTTTTATGTGATTCATAAAATTTGGTATCTTATTCAGAATCTTTGGTTACACACCACACAGTTATTGAAACCATACATAATTTTTATAAGTCTCTCCAGAGTGATTATGGGATCTCATAAATGAAAGTGTGATTTGTTCtttgtttgattgtttatgcTTACAATTCTTATGACTAAATCTCTAATCCCGTTCTTGTAATGTTCATGTTATCTTCGACCTAGTGTTTCCTTCAAAATGCTTGTGATATcaactctcaaatttcaaaCTTTTTTGATGTTACTACTTATTAGATTATTTTTCTCAATTTCCAATTTTTGCTTTTCTATGGTTTTGAGCTATGCGATATAtgtaaaatgtttttttttttttctattttgcttTTTCATCTTCTTTATCATAGCTGAGGATATTTCTCTACCTATCAACAATTTGATTTGTGCCCGTGGTTTCAGTTTTTCTCTTTATTCAGATTGTTTCTGCTCACAATTTGTTTGGGGCCgccctctctatctctctgtgtTTGTCACAAGCTAAACTACCCTCTTAATCTTTCAGAGACTACTCTACAGTTAGAAGCTCTGGTTGGAGATCTAGAAGATGCAGTTTTCTGTTTTGTGAATTGCCATAGTGGAAAAATGTTCTCTGCAATGCTATCAAATTCATCAGTATCTACTGgaacattttttcttttcttttcatttttcatgttATATACTGATGCATCTTTGACTAGTAATCAATTGAAAAGGGCCAATTAATCATTCTGGTATCTCTGGAATGCAGAACTCTGGAACAAAGCAGGAAAAGTTGCTTCAGGCCATAAAAGCTTTGAATGATTTGGAAGTGTTGGTTGGCCTTGTGAAACTTCGACCACAGTGGCATCATCTTCTGAAATCTGTTGATGCTAGGGTGGACAAAACTTTGGCTGTTCTTCGTCCACAAGTCTTTGCAGATCACCGAGCATTTCTCGCTTCTCTTGGATGGCCACCAAAACTTTCGACATTAAAAATAGAAAGTGAGCTCTCAGGCCTTTCaaatccattaatctcaatgcAAGGAGAAAAAAGGAGGAGTTATTCAGATAGCTTTTTAGCTCTTTGTGCTTTACAGCATATACAAACAAGGAGGGAAAACCGACAACTCAACCTCTCAGGACAAAAGGAGTGCATAATACAGCTTTGGGCCATCGATGAATTGGTGTCTCCTATTGCATCACGCATGGAATACCATTTCTCAAAGTGGGTTGATCAACCTGAGTTTATATTTGAGCTTGCCTACAAAATCACAAGGGATTTTATTGTAGGCGTGGATGATGTCTTGCAGCCTCTGATTGATAGAGCAAGATTGATAAGCTACAGTGCCAAAGAAGCTTGGGTTTCTTCCATGGTACAACTGCTTTCTGAATTTTTGGCAAAAAGAATTTTCTCTTCTCTTGCCGAAAAATACCAGGAGAAACAGATGAAATCCGAAGTCATATTGTCATGGCTTCATCTCATTGACCTTATTGTTTTATTTGATAAACGGATTCAGTCACTTTTAAGTTCTGAAACCAGTCTGTTTTCAACAGAATTAGAAAGGGTGGAGAGTCTCTCCGGGAACACTTCAGTGTTGATGATATTTGGTAATAGACCAGACTGGCTCAAGATTTGGGCAAAGATAGAGCTCAAGAATGCCTGCGATAAACTTAAAACAGATTTGAATGATGAAAGAGCTTGGACAGTAGATGGCAAAGAGGGAGCTGAGTTGCCCTTTGATACGCAACATTTTCTTATTTCTACAAGAGAAGACCATAAAGCCCCATTGATTGCAGAGTCTGCCCTTAGAACCACATGGGAGATGGTTGAAAGATGCCAAACTATGCCTGTCATCTTACCACGTTTACAGTTTATTAGATTAACTGCTGTCAGATTCCTGTGGTACTTTTTTAAAGTATTGCTTGTACATTGCAAGAGAACAGAAATTACTCCTGACAATCCAGATGATGAGGCCTTAGTTAGAGTATGTGGATCAATTAATGCTGCCAAATACATTGAATTGAAGCTTCGACAGTGGAGTGATGATGTAAATTTTTTGGAGATGAAACTTGCTGAAAATGATCCTAGCAACCAGAGAAAAGATGAGAATACTGATTATAATTTTTTCGGGGAAGAAATACAAAGCTTGTCTGAGCTCGCTACTAACTGGTTGATGGAGATCATTTCTGTTCTTCTTCGTCAGTTTGAAAATCTTTCATGGGAATATGTGCAAAAGATGAAACTCTATGAGCAACAGCTAGAAGACTTGGCTCCCGTGGAAATATCAGCAGCTGTGGATTTGAATATATCTGTGGATTTTGTTGAACCACTAGACGCTTTGAGATGTCATCTTATTCTTCTAAGAATGACTCTCAATGCCACAGATTTTTTAGATCTGTGGAGAAGTCTAGCTGAGGGGCTTGACCATTTCATATCTTGCAGTGGTATCACATGTCGCATTCAATTTTTCGATGGAGGGATCAATCAGTTTGAAACAGATATGCAAGCATTGTTCTCAGTTTTTCAGCCTTTCTGTGTTCGGCCCGAAGCATTTTTCCCTTCTACTAGAGAGATTATGATGCTgttgaaaatgaagaaaagaaaaaggcgAAGCATTTGCAGGTAATTTTCCAGTTTTTGTGATGGTGAGAATTGGAACAGAATTCTTGCATGTCTGGATTGCACAAACTGTGTACAAGCAGACCAAGAACTAAGAGGAGGGTTATTTCATAGGGAGGTTAACATGTGTGTGTGGGTAGAATCACTATTCACTCCCATAATATATTGTTCAGCAAAATGTCATGTATAGGGCAGGTCGTTCGAGTGCCACTGTAGAATCCCTTGGATAGGAAATCAAAGGGACATGTATTAAACTTAAGAGATTCAACATCTGAAATTCTGAATGAATGAGAATTTGACAGTAGTCGATCCACTGTGTTCCTCAGTTGAAATGAACTCTGTCTAGATTATAGTACATTGAATCTCCAACATGGCCTGTCCAATTTTGCTGCGGTGGTCTCTTGTTCCCCTTTGGTTACAGTCTCATGTATGCTAAATTGCAAATCGATTAGACCTTTGTTTACCTACATGGCTGCCTGTTAGGGTTGACAATTATTGAACCGACCGAATCTTAACGGAATGTTTTCAGGTTGAACCGACTTTTAGTTCAACAAAACGATAAaattgaattgaaattgaactGACTATATGGCTGCTTGTTTGGTTTGACAATTATCGACCGAATATTAACGGAATGTTTTCAGGTTGAACCGACTTTTATTAATGCTTGTGGATATTAacagaattgaaattgaaaaataccaaaaatgttgctttagttttttttattttattaattttattttttatgatcgGAATAAAATAATTTCATTAATGCTTGTGGATATTACATCCTAGGGGCATAACATTCTCTGAGATCACTTTAGGTCCCTCCATACTGAGATCACTTTCAAGGCTTTTGATAGCCGTGATAACATTCTCTGCATCGGACTCAGCCTCGATCTTCTTTAGTTTTGGTAGATACCAGATTTTACCAATTATGTAAATATTAGCTATATATATACGGAAAAAGTTGAAATCAAGAGAATTGAAATCGACAAAATACAAAAAAGTTATTTTAGTTTTGGTAAATACAGAATTTTACTaattacgttttttttttatctgaagaAAACTTCATTGATAATGAATTGATTACAATGAGTTATGGAGTAACAATCTACACTTTTTCCCAACATTAGAGAAAAGTtagatagtttttttttataatgaggatcaaagggtttcactcctgcccctatggtgactcgaacccatgacttcgtatataggtagtgggtgctctaaccactgagctaacaccactgaGAAAAGTTAGATAGTTACCcacactagacttcacactaaAAGTCCATATTGACGCACTCATGGAGCCAAACAGGCCCCAACTCTAAGCAAAGAAAAGGCTAACTAAGTTTCAAGGCTTCCTTCGCTAAACAGTGGGCAACTTTATTGTCATCCCGTTTCACAAAGTGCCCACTACAACTAtgaaaaaactaaactaaagacttaacttcattaataatatgACCCTCGGTACTCAAATCCTCATCGCTATCTTCCTATGTGTTGATAACTGTGAGAGCATCACCTTCAACTTCTAGGTTCATGAAACCCACATGCATAGCAAATCTGAGTCCATGTAGGAGAGCAAGGGCTTCAATTGATCTTGGAGGGAGGTTCCCAATTTGTGGGACTGACATTGCACCCTTCAATACCCCTTGATTGTCTCTGAAAATTACGCCCAGGCCACATATATAATGATATACCATTCTTTGAATCACAGGCCCCATCAAAATTCATCTTTAAACAACCAAAAGTTGGTGGCTTCCATATCCATATAGTATGGTTCTGTGAAGCTACATTGATAGTGACCTTCCTTGGACCACCCATGCTTCCATATTCACGTTGCCAATCATCAACTCCAAGCAGGATATCAGCTGGGGTCCCATAACTTTTTCTCCATGCCTATGTAGATTTCTGTTTCGCCACAACCACCAGGATATATGAAGCAGAAAGTCTCTAACTCTGTTTCAGTAGCAGTCAGACAGACAAGGTATACCAAATCAAATAGAGTCTAGAACGTTCCTGCCACACCTTATAGACGCCATTTAGAAACGATTTCTTCCAAACCTGTTTGGCTTTTGGACACTCCCAAATTACATGCAGAACAGTCTCATTCGGTGCTCCGCATTGCCAGTAACAATCATCCCCTAATATTCTCCTCTGCTTCAAATTCTTTGCACATGGTAAAAAATTATGTACAGCTCTCCACATAAACACTCTGACCTTGTGAGGAACATTTAAGCTCCAAAGCTTCCCCCAAACTTCTTTGTTGCCATCGAAACTAGAAGAAGCAACTGAGCTTGTCTTTTTGTTCTGCAAATGACGCAGAcggattgataactaggtttaccagcaataaacctaagcaaaagggttctggagtccataagagataaaaagagaataatctcaattttattgataataagataaaagatgcgttctgcagccttaaggcggcttatttataagaaaataaaccctagggcgactaacaatgaaaccctaaagcccatgggtaaaaacgaaaacaacccgaaaataactaggaaacccaaaacaccggaaaatagaaaaatgcagttttgaggccctaaacgaccccgaaagcccgaaaaaggccACAAGTCGTGGCATAGCgacgagtttgatttctggcgcgattccctttccggaaagatAAGGTGTGTCCCAAACGGACTCCGTGGagctgtttcgcgtctactagtcacttttcgttttcctcctttagcacgatccaactgttcttcaaattgggctgccatctattctgcatcagtctcctccacctccgaAGAACTCGACCCCGAGTTCTCTTCAGGATAAAGAGCCTCATCTTCACGAAACTCATGCAGATCAGCAACATTGAAAGTGTTAGAAATGCCCATCGAATCTGGAAGtgcaacaacataagcattATCATTGATCTTCTTCACCACTTTAAAAGGACCATATTTTCTGGGCTTCAGCTTGTTATAGGTACCAACAGGAAATCTCTCCTTCCTCAGGAATACCATCACGTCATCACCTTCTTGGAACACTTTAACTCGCCGATGCTTGTCAGCTGCAGCTTTATACTTTGCATTAGTTTGTTCCAGCTTGGCCTTAACTGATTCTCGAACAAACTGCACATCCTTGGCCATGCTTGCAGCAGCAACACTAACACCAGGAACTTTAGGAAGCTTTACCAAATCCACCACATGTCGAGGAACAACAGTATAAACTAATGAGAATGGGGACTTCCCTGTTGCACTATGTACAACACTGTTATAAGCAAACTCCACCTGCGGCAAAGCATAATCCCACTGTTTGGGCCTATCTCCACAAACACTCCGAACCATGTTACCCAAAGTTCTATTAGTAACCTCTGTCTGTCTATCAGTTTGAGGATGAGCTGTGCTGCTACGGTTCAAGGCTGTTCCAAACATTCTCCACAACATAAGCCAAAAGTGACTAAGGAATTTCGTGTCTCTATCAGAGGTGATGGACTTGGGCACTCCATGCAAACGAACCacctccctgaaaaacagtttggctaTATTGGACGCATCAGCAGTCTTCTTACAAGCTATAAAGTGCGCCATCTTAGAGAACCTGTCAACTACCACAAACACAGAATCCACACCTCTTTGGGTAGGGGTAATCCCAGCACAAAATCCATAGCAAGATCCTGCCAAATATCATCAggaacatgtaaaggaagatAAAGTCCTGTGTTTTGGGACTGACCCTTAGAAACCTGGCAGGTGTAGCACTTCCTCACGATAGTTCCTGCATCCTTTTTCAACTGTGGCCAGAAATACCTCTCCTCAAGGCTAGCAATAGTTTTGTCTCGGCCCAAGTGTCCACTCAAACCCCCTCCATGCAGATCTCTAATCAGTTTCTCTCTCAACGAAGAACTAGGGATACATAGCCGATTGCCTTTGAATAAATATCCTTCATTCACATAAAAATCTGCAACTGCATtattgctactgcacttggTCCAGATCTCCTTAAAATCAGTATCTTCCTCATACAACTCTTTCAAGAGCTCAAACCCCACAATCTCCTGGGCTAAAGTGACCAGCAAGGAAGCCCTCCTACTCAACCCTATTAAGAGTACCAGATTTATGTTGAATCACAAAAGGGAATTTCTGCAAAAAACTCACCCACCTTGCATGCATCTTATTCACAGTTTTCTGACTGTTAAGGTACTTCAAGGCTTGATGATCCGTGAACAGTACGAATTCTCTCTGAATCAGGTAGTGCTCCCATTGCCTCAATGCTCGGAACACTGCATAAAATTCTTGATCATAAGTACTCCACTTCTGACGAGCTTCACTCAGCTTTTCACTAAAGAATGCTACTGGTTTCTTCTCTTGTGACAATACAGCACCTACTCCCACGCCACTAGCATCACATTCAACCTCAAAAACCTTATCAAAATTAGGAAGAGCGAGAACTGGTGCAGTACAAAGTTTCTCCTTGATCAAGGCAAAACTCTTCTCTTGTTCCTCTCCCCACTGGAATTTGCCTTTTCTTCAAACATTCAGTAATAGGGGCAGTAATGGTACTGAAATTCTTCACAAACCTCCTGTAGAAGGTAGCTAAACCATGAAAGCTCCGCACCTCAGAAGCTGTTTTTGGAGCTGGCCATTCTCTTATAGCTCGTACCTTCTCTTCATCAACCTAaatgccttcttctccaaccacaaatcccagaaataataacttgcTGGTGCAGAATGTACACTTTTTCAGGTTGATGTACAGTTTATTCTCCTGTAAAGCTCCCAAAACCTGCTTCAAGTGTACCAgatgttcttctttggtccTGCTATATATCAGTATATCATCAAAATACACCACTACAAAGGAACCAATAAAAGGACGAAGAACCTGGTTCATAAGCCTCATAAAGGTGCTGGGTGCATTAGACAACCCGAATGGCATAACCATCCACTTGTACAAGCCATCCTTGCTCTTAAAAGCTGTCTTCCATTCATCTCCTGGCTTGATtcgaatctggtgatatccacTACGAAGGTCTATCTTGGTAAACACTTTGGAACCTTCTAGCTCATCAAGCATGTCTTCCAAACGAGGAATAGGAAACCTGTACTTCACAGTTATCTTATTAATGGCCCTgctatcaacacacatccgTCATTGATTGCCCTTTTTAGGAACAAGGAGGACTGGAACTGCACAAGGACTCATACTCTCTCGAATGAACCCTTTTTTCAACAAGTCTTCAATCTGTTCTCTCAGAATCTCATTCTCCTTGGGACTCATTCGGTAATGTGGCAGATTGGGCAAGCTAGCTCCAGGCACCAAATCAATCTGATGCTGAATGTCTCTCATAGGTGGTAACTCATTGGGCAACTCATCCGATATCAACTCTTCAAACTCTCCCAACATATTCTGCACTTCCTTAGGAATCACCACCTCTTCCTTTTCTGCAGCCAACAACCCCTTAATCACCACTGGACAGAAAACCTCAGATTCTTTAAAGGCCTCCTCCATCTCAAATTCACTGCTAGACAAGGTCAGAAAACTCTCCCCTTTCTTTCCACCAGATTTCTCAAATTGACACACAGGAGCCATAGCAATTTTATGGTTATTCCACATAAACAACATCACATTATCCCTGCCTTTATACGTCACATCCACATCAAATTGCCAAGGTCGTCCAAACAAAatatgacaagcatccatatcaataatGTCGCACATAacttcatctttataatgcttacCAATGGACACCGGTACTTTGCAGGATTCAACAACTCGAACTTGTGGACCTTTCTTGACCCACCCGAGGGAATAAGGTGCATCATGAGGCTGCGTAGGTAACTGCAAATACTCCACCAGTTTCTTGGCTACAAAATTTTCGCAGCTTCCATTATCCACAATTAAATTGCACACTTTGTTATTAATGGAACAAAGGGACCTGAAAATATTGCGTCGCTGCCCCTCCTCTTTAGGACATAATAGTACCCGCTGCAACACAATATTAACCTTTTCAGGGGACTCCTCCTCCGCAAACTCAGCCCCATCATAATCGCCATCTCttccaacttcttcttcatcctcatcataaTCATCTATAAGGGCAGTGCTCCTCTCAGGGCATACATTAGATCTATGATCAGGCTTGTTGCATTGATAACAAATTTCTGTTTTAGGCCTAGCATAAGGATTATTAAGCCTCTGGTTCGGGGCCCTGTTTTGAGCACCACTAGAACTGCCAGCCCCTTTAAAAGGAGGATTGGAAGCCCTAAAAGCACCTTCTGTTTTCTGCAGTGTGGTTTTACCCTTGTCAGTCGAGGCGTTCGCTAAATCTGTGCTCCTTTGGTAGTTAtatctctggaaagaagaagctcgtGAAGGCTTCTCTAACAACTCTGCCTTCAATGCTAGGTTTGAAGCTTCTGCCATAGTATGAACAGTTTGTAACCTAATTTTGTCCTGAATGGAAGGCTTCAGCCCACTAACATGGCGAGCCACCTTCTGGCCTTCAGTTTCTCCTAGTTCATTACGCTCTGAGTAGCGTAAGAACTCAGCGGTGTAATCAGCCACTGTCCTAGTTCCCTGGACACATTCAATATACAACCTGTACAGAATCTGCTCATAATCGTCCGGCAAGAACCTCTCCATCATCAGCTGCTTCATTCTTCGCCATGTCTTAACACCCTGCTTCCTCTGCTTCTTTCGAGTGTTCTGCAATTTATCCCACCAAACTGCCTTCAATCTCTATGCAACATGCTTAACCTGCTTGTGTTCAGGAACTTCCATAATCTCAAAGAACCTGTCCACCTGAAGCTGCCAATCTAGATAATCTTCTACACCCAAGTTGCCCGAAAAGAAATAAATTTCGACCTTGACTTTGTAATCTTGATCAGCTTGTCCTTGTGGTTCATATTGCACAACCTCTTCTTTAGACTCAGATTCTGAAGTATGAACAACAACCTCTCTACGTGGAGCCCTAACTCGCTGGCCTCCTCCCCTACCTCTATTCTGATCGTTGTTGTTGTGGTTGTTCCTCTCTCCCAACAACCCATGAATTTCTCCAATCTGCTGGTCCATCTGATTGGTCTGCTGGTCCATCCGATTGTTCATGGTGTTGATGGCAGCGGTAAACGCTGCTGTGAGAGCTTCGATATCTGATTTTGTAACTTCACCCATTGCTACCAAGGTAAATAGGagagacagggaagacctgctctgataccacctgacgcagacagattgataactaggtttaccagcaataaacctaagcaaaagggttctggagtccaccagagataaaaagagaataatctcaattttattgataataagataaaagatgcattctgcagccttaaggcggcttatttataagaaaataaaccctagggcgactaacaatgaaaccctaaagcccatgggtaaaaacgaaaacaaccagaaaataactaggaaaaccaaaacaccggaaaatagaaaaatgcagttttgaggccctaaacgaccccgaaagcccgaaaaaggccACAGGTCGTAGCATAGCgacgagtttgatttctggcgcgattccctttcagGAAAGATAAGGTGCGTCCCAAACGGACTCCATGGagctgtttcgcgtctactagtcacttttcgttttcctcctttagcacgatccaactgttcttcaaattgggctgTCATCTGTTCTGCATCAGCAAAGCTCTAGCAACCCAATACCCAGACTTCACACTATAGATACCATTCCTTGTGTAGTGCCAAATCTACTTATCAGGGACAGTTCGCAGACCCAGAGGCATAC encodes the following:
- the LOC133745190 gene encoding RINT1-like protein MAG2L — translated: MEDPSSSSSSTRCLPKPSDLSKHQLSFLNQHFQTHQDLLHKAPPLHTSLRTRSSHLDSLLLHLKASLTQRTVSWIRRSFSAKTALHNIDISLQNLNLVTSQCGSGWKKLQRVLGTELPQLAKEVKRIETIHSYLETTLQLEALVGDLEDAVFCFVNCHSGKMFSAMLSNSSNSGTKQEKLLQAIKALNDLEVLVGLVKLRPQWHHLLKSVDARVDKTLAVLRPQVFADHRAFLASLGWPPKLSTLKIESELSGLSNPLISMQGEKRRSYSDSFLALCALQHIQTRRENRQLNLSGQKECIIQLWAIDELVSPIASRMEYHFSKWVDQPEFIFELAYKITRDFIVGVDDVLQPLIDRARLISYSAKEAWVSSMVQLLSEFLAKRIFSSLAEKYQEKQMKSEVILSWLHLIDLIVLFDKRIQSLLSSETSLFSTELERVESLSGNTSVLMIFGNRPDWLKIWAKIELKNACDKLKTDLNDERAWTVDGKEGAELPFDTQHFLISTREDHKAPLIAESALRTTWEMVERCQTMPVILPRLQFIRLTAVRFLWYFFKVLLVHCKRTEITPDNPDDEALVRVCGSINAAKYIELKLRQWSDDVNFLEMKLAENDPSNQRKDENTDYNFFGEEIQSLSELATNWLMEIISVLLRQFENLSWEYVQKMKLYEQQLEDLAPVEISAAVDLNISVDFVEPLDALRCHLILLRMTLNATDFLDLWRSLAEGLDHFISCSGITCRIQFFDGGINQFETDMQALFSVFQPFCVRPEAFFPSTREIMMLLKMKKRKRRSICR